TAGGCCCAGAGGCGCTTTTTCACATTTTTTAACTCACTGTCTTTCACCGGATAGATGTGATACACGATTTCATCCGGAGTAAACCAGAGTTTTATTTCTCTTTCTGCTTCCTCAGGGTTGGCTGAAGCATGCATTACGTTTTCGTAAACTCCGGAAGTAGTAATTCTTCCATAGGCGCCCCGAATAGAGACAGAATTTGCTTCTTCAGGATTGGTGGCGCCACAGATTTCTCGCACTTTCTGAATAGCCTCTTCCCCGTGGTAAACCAGGGCCATGACTTTCCTTCTTTCGTGGAACTCCCCCATGATATAGCCAATCAACTCCTCAAAAAAGGGCTTGCCTTTCAAAAAGATGTAGTGTTCTTCAGCCAATTCTCTGCTTACACGGACAATCCTTGCCCCGGCAATTTCCAGGCGTGTCTCCGACAACCGCGTAAGGATGTTACCGGTAAGAGACTTTTTCAAACCATCAGGTTTTATTAGAACCAGTGTTTGTTCAACAGCCATAACGCATACCCAGAGCTCAACCCACAAGGATTTCTATCCGCCTTCTGCTTGTGCCATCTGGCGACCGGTCCCACATATTGTGGTCGGTTGACAGATGGCACAAGTTGAGATCACGACATATGGTATCCCCAAG
This window of the Deltaproteobacteria bacterium genome carries:
- a CDS encoding nucleoside-diphosphate kinase — its product is MAVEQTLVLIKPDGLKKSLTGNILTRLSETRLEIAGARIVRVSRELAEEHYIFLKGKPFFEELIGYIMGEFHERRKVMALVYHGEEAIQKVREICGATNPEEANSVSIRGAYGRITTSGVYENVMHASANPEEAEREIKLWFTPDEIVYHIYPVKDSELKNVKKRLWA